The window NNNNNNNNNNNNNNNNNNNNNNNNNNNNNNNNNNNNNNNNNNNNNNNNNNNNNNNNNNNNNNNNNNNNNNNNNNNNNNNNNNNNNNNNNNNNNNNNNNNNNNNNNNNNNNNNNNNNNNNNNNNNNNNNNNNNNNNNNNNNNNNNNNNNNNNNNNNNNNNNNNNNNNNNNNNNNNNNNNNNNNNNNNNNNNNNNNNNNNNNNNNNNNNNNNNNNNNNNNNNNNNNNNNNNNNNNNNNNNNNNNNNNNNNNNNNNNNNNNNNNNNNNNNNNNNNNNNNNNNNNNNNNNNNNNNNNNNNNNNNNNNNNNNNNNNNNNNNNNNNNNNNNNNNNNNNNNNNNNNNNNNNNNNNNNNNNNNNNNNNNNNNNNNNNNNNNNNNNNNNNNNNNNNNNNNNNNNNNNNNNNNNNNNNNNNNNNNNNNNNNNNNNNNNNNNNNNNNNNNNNNNNNNNNNNNNNNNNNNNNNNNNNNNNNNNNNNNNNNNNNNNNNNNNNNNNNNNNNNNNNNNNNNNNNNNNNNNNNNNNNNNNNNNNNNNNNNNNNNNNNNNNNNNNNNNNNNNNNNNNNNNNNNNNNNNNNNNNNNNNNNNNNNNNNNNNNNNNNNNNNNNNNNNNNNNNNNNNNNNNNNNNNNNNNNNNNNNNNNNNNNNNNNNNNNNNNNNNNNNNNNNNNNNNNNNNNNNNNNNNNNNNNNNNNNNNNNNNNNNNNNNNNNNNNNNNNNNNNNNNNNNNNNNNNNNNNNNNNNNNNNNNNNNNNNNNNNNNNNNNNNNNNNNNNNNNNNNNNNNNNNNNNNNNNNNNNNNNNNNNNNNNNNNNNNNNNNNNNNNNNNNNNNNNNNNNNNNNNNNNNNNNNNNNNNNNNNNNNNNNNNNNNNNNNNNNNNNNNNNNNNNNNNNNNNNNNNNNNNNNNNNNNNNNNNNNNNNNNNNNNNNNNNNNNNNNNNNNNNNNNNNNNNNNNNNNNNNNNNNNNNNNNNNNNNNNNNNNNNNNNNNNNNNNNNNNNNNNNNNNNNNNNNNNNNNNNNNNNNNNNNNNNNNNNNNNNNNNNNNNNNNNNNNNNNNNNNNNNNNNNNNNNNNNNNNNNNNNNNNNNNNNNNNNNNNNNNNNNNNNNNNNNNNNNNNNNNNNNNNNNNNNNNNNNNNNNNNNNNNNNNNNNNNNNNNNNNNNNNNNNNNNNNNNNNNNNNNNNNNNNNNNNNNNNNNNNNNNNNNNNNNNNNNNNNNNNNNNNNNNNNNNNNNNNNNNNNNNNNNNNNNNNNNNNNNNNNNNNNNNNNNNNNNNNNNNNNNNNNNNNNNNNNNNNNNNNNNNNNNNNNNNNNNNNNNNNNNNNNNNNNNNNNNNNNNNNNNNNNNNNNNNNNNNNNNNNNNNNNNNNNNNNNNNNNNNNNNNNNNNNNNNNNNNNNNNNNNNNNNNNNNNNNNNNNNNNNNNNNNNNNNNNNNNNNNNNNNNNNNNNNNNNNNNNNNNNNNNNNNNNNNNNNNNNNNNNNNNNNNNNNNNNNNNNNNNNNNNNNNNNNNNNNNNNNNNNNNNNNNNNNNNNNNNNNNNNNNNNNNNNNNNNNNNNNNNNNNNNNNNNNNNNNNNNNNNNNNNNNNNNNNNNNNNNNNNNNNNNNNNNNNNNNNNNNNNNNNNNNNNNNNNNNNNNNNNNNNNNNNNNNNNNNNNNNNNNNNNNNNNNNNNNNNNNNNNNNNNNNNNNNNNNNNNNNNNNNNNNNNNNNNNNNNNNNNNNNNNNNNNNNNNNNNNNNNNNNNNNNNNNNNNNNNNNNNNNNNNNNNNNNNNNNNNNNNNNNNNNNNNNNNNNNNNNNNNNNNNNNNNNNNNNNNNNNNNNNNNNNNNNNNNNNNNNNNNNNNNNNNNNNNNNNNNNNNNNNNNNNNNNNNNNNNNNNNNNNNNNNNNNNNNNNNNNNNNNNNNNNNNNNNNNNNNNNNNNNNNNNNNNNNNNNNNNNNNNNNNNNNNNNNNNNNNNNNNNNNNNNNNNNNNNNNNNNNNNNNNNNNNNNNNNNNNNNNNNNNNNNNNGAATGGTTAAGATTGAAAAATAGTGATCGAAAAGTTAAGTCTAATGCTCAATCCCTCATATAAGTCATAATAAGGGATCCCTTAGTGGAAGGGCCCTGTATATATATATACATATATATATATGTATATATGTGTATATATATATACAGCCCTCTTCCATTGAGGGATCCTTATTTTTGGCCACTTTCTAGGGATAGGGCATTACACCACTTCCCAATTGAATTTTTACATCTCCACCGTTCATATCTTAGGTCTATATGAATAGATCACCTCTACAAAATTTCATATGATTTAGTGATTGTTAAGGCTTTCAAAAGTTTGATTTAGTTTTAATGATCTTGAACGGTCCAGCTTATGTCAAACTAAAACCGTTGAAGGTCATTAAAACTAAATTGAGCTTTTGAAAGCCTTAACGATCACCAAATCATATGAAATTTTGTAGAGATGATCTACTCATATAGACCTAAGATATGAACGGTGGAGATGTAAAATTATAATCGGGAAGTTGATGTAATGCCCTATCCCTATAAATGACTTAAAATATGCCGGGATCCCTCATTGGAAGGGCCCTGTATATTCATTAGTCTATACATGACATGTAGAATGAAGTTTGCTTCCAACAAGGTGATACCATAGAGAGCAGGGTAACTATATTCAGCATGCCCTTTCCATGCAAATATTCGGTAACAACAAGAAGCAAAAATTTGAAATTTCAGGTTATACGTCGCATTCAAAATCAAATGTATGTAAACAAACAGTAAACGCAACTGTTAATCTGTTATATATAGTAGTAAGAGGAATAAAACCAAAGAGAGGGAGAGAGAAAGGAAGTAACCAGCCAAGGCATCTAGTAAGGTGGATTTTCCAGAGCCGGATGGACCCATGAGAGCCATAATCCGATCGGGTTGTGCATAACCAGTAATCCCATTTAACAGCAGCTTTGATCCGCTTCCTGCCGCCGGCGCCACCACCGTTAAGTCTTGCCAAACCAAGTATTTGCCAGCTGATGATCCACATCCATCCATCTCTTTCAGTTCTATTCCTTCACTTTTCTCAGCAAACCTTTATCCTAGAGCAGGCCTGCAATTCCAGTTTAATTTACCGGTAAGTCAGTCGTAATACCTTGCATCTTCTTCTTATTTATAGGCCCGAAAATGTATATTTTATGAATATATAATATCTCTGAATCTAACAGGAGGAGGAGGTAACTCATATATATTGATCTTATCAATTAAATTGAATGCCTGAGGATGGCTACAGCCTACAGAGACTACGTACAGACTACAGACTTGTCATATATAAATATGCATGCCACCCAGCTGATGCAGTATGGGCGTGCAGTTTCTTTTTATGGCTTAGTACGTAGTATAGCCATTTAATTTCATTGTACATGGCCAGAGATACATATGGATAAGCTAGAGGCAGCCAGGGAATAGCACAGATTGCAGTTCACCTGTCACCTATCTATGATGAATGCCTTCAATAGATTTTGCCTTCTACGTACCTCCATTAATATTGCAGTAAGTTATGATCGATTCAGTATACAGTTGCATGTAGAAGGGGTACTACTATTGTAGTTAAACACTCGTGTATATTATGCATACCAAGAAACCCAGGTTTCAGGTAACATGCAGCATTTACACAAGTAAGATCGAGCTGCATGGGATCGGAGGGAGAGGAAGGGATCAGTGCTAGTTGCTCCTTTTTTCCTTTTCGATCTATAGTGGTGGGGATGATTGATACTGAAGGTGGCGGGGAGAGGAAATGATACAGAACAAAGATGATAACATACTGGTGAATTTTCTGGGTAAATCACTTTAGAGATTACTCATTTAATTTCATAAAAAACATTAATCCTAGCTATGCTACACTCTCAATTTTGATCCAATAACTCTATCAACCAATAGCTCCAACACCACCACCCGACCCTTATAGTACTGGTCTTTGAAAGGCAATATGGAATTCTAAAGTCCCTAAGAAAGTGGCCTTGCATGCTTGGAGGACATGTGTGGGTATCTTACCTACAAGAGATGAGTTGAGCAGAAAAGGTTATATGGGGGACATGAGCTGCTTGTTGTGTAATCATGATCATGAAGATGGAGTACACTTACTGGGGAATTGTCCCTACGCTCAAGAGGCTTGGATAGCAGCATCTTTACAGCCAGTTGTTGGGACTACAAATATGAAGGATCACGTGCTTGCTATATCTCAAAGTGTGCCAAAGGAAAAATTTGCGCAGGTTCTCATGGTCTTATGGTCTATATGGACAAACATGAATTCTCAATTATGGGAGAACAAAAGGCATAGGCCCATGGATGCAGTTTTATTGAACTTTGGTTGGCATAACGACTTCATCAAGACTAATGGTAGTGAGGCCGCTGCTCAACCACATCAGATTATGCATTGGATTAAACCGGAACTAGGCTGGGTTAAATGTAACAGTGACGGTGCATTCATTTCAGGCACACGAAGAGGAGGTTGTGGTGTGGTTATAAGGAATGAGTCGGGTGATTTCATGGCAGGGGCTCCTAAACCTTGTCGCCAATGGACTTCATCTTTCCATGTAGAATTGTTGGCTCTTCTTGAAGGTATGAAATTGGCAGAAACTTTGAATTATCCCAAAATCATCTTTGAAACCGATTGTCTATTACTTGTGCATGCTTTGAATCAAGAGACAGCTGATATATCAAGCCTTGGTCTTATTCTTGCTGAGGCTAAGGAGATTATGAATAGGCATTAGAATTTTAGATTAATTCATGCTCAACGTGAATCTAATAGACTAATAGAGTTGTTCATATAATTGTCAATCATGCTCACACTTCTTATGAGAGTAATATTTAGTTTGTAAATATTCTGGTCATGATAAAGGATGTTATCTTGAATGTAATCATTAATCTGTTAAATGAAGTTATTGTTTCAAAAAAAATAACTTTATCATCTATCTTCTGTCGAATAAATTCGTTGGCTTGCTAAACGTGAGACCCATCTTTTTCTGAAGTGACAAACTGACAATATATGAACTATCACACTCAGTTAGCTCGCGACAAAGTGTTGACGTGGAGTTAGTCAGTGAGCTCCTTATAATGGCTAGACAATCTTTAATTCGAAGAGGTTGGTTTGGTAAGCCTCGGCCTTCAAATCCCAATAATTCTTTTTCAAGATGACTTCGATAATGTTTGCAACCCTAGCTCGATCACCTGCATACAAGGCCCAGCCACCACGCTGAGCTTAATTAGTACGTTATCATCTATATTTGTATTCATAGTACTGCAATTCAAACCTTAATTTGAAATGTCGATCAATATTAGTTTCACGTACTATATGTCCCCTGTGGCACACATAACCTAAAACAAAAAACCTCTCGGAACACTCAAAGCTGAACCAAGTGGAATGTTGAGAATACAATAAAGGAGACGGTGAAACCAGACCGCCGGCGAAGGATGAGCTTGAGGATATATAGCTAGTCAGTCAGCGATGAAGTTAGGTTCTCTGTATACATGTCGAGAGAGATGATAAAATAAATTGAAAGGCCATCTAGAAAATGTCCTGGATTATGCTCTTTAGTTATTCGCTAAGTAATGCACCCAAAGTAGTGAAAGTACCATACAAGTGATACAACCTTGTGACGGGTAGCTAGCTAGCTAATTGGGCATTTTTCCTATATATATTTCCAGAAATTAATATATTGGACTAATGTCGCACATGCACAATCAACACGTACATGTGATGGATGCAATGCAAGAGTACTTCTGTACCTGGTCTGAAACTCGATCGATCTCTCCCCCTAGCTAGCTACTTAATTGGTGAGTTAGTTGATTGCGTGCAGGCGGATATAAATGCTGATATAATTGGTGAGTTAGTTGATTGGTGAGTAGACACCATGGTCATTCAACATTAATGGTGGTAACTAGTCATTACATTGGTGGTTACTGTAAAGGTTTAGGTCACAATTCAGCTTTCTACTTGGAGCTTATGGGTGTGGTCATCGGGGTTGAATACACCTTTCAATTTGGTTGGCAATGCCTCTAGCTAGAAAGCGACTCGATTAGTGAGATTACATGTATTAACTCT of the Fragaria vesca subsp. vesca linkage group LG6, FraVesHawaii_1.0, whole genome shotgun sequence genome contains:
- the LOC101291367 gene encoding uncharacterized protein LOC101291367; translated protein: MGDMSCLLCNHDHEDGVHLLGNCPYAQEAWIAASLQPVVGTTNMKDHVLAISQSVPKEKFAQVLMVLWSIWTNMNSQLWENKRHRPMDAVLLNFGWHNDFIKTNGSEAAAQPHQIMHWIKPELGWVKCNSDGAFISGTRRGGCGVVIRNESGDFMAGAPKPCRQWTSSFHVELLALLEGMKLAETLNYPKIIFETDCLLLVHALNQETADISSLGLILAEAKEIMNRH